AGACCCCGTCAACCAGAGAGGTGGGTGGAGCCCTTGCTTAACAAAGCACCGACTTTTTATTGTATCCTCACCATATCAGCAAGCTTTCCAACGTATGGATCGCTACTTGAACAGTCCGCTAATCAATCCATCCGCTCATTGCGTCCGTATCGAGCAAGACTCGTCTGCTGTGCTGTTGATACAGCAGCTGctatctctcaatctctctctctatctctatctgtctTTGTGGTGCATTTCCTGAATGCAGCGTGTCACATCCTGGAGTGCTCCGAGGGCCTTGCACAGGAAGTGATCAGCACCATTGGCCAGGCGTTTGAGCTGCGCTTCAAACAGTACCTAAAGAACCCCCCCAAGCTGGTCACACCCCACGACAGGTCAGTCAGAGTGCCTTCACACTCCTCTTGGATCCAGCTGTCCTGTTATGGCAGAGCAGAACCTCCGGGGCCAGACACTAACCACTGACAGGGGCCCGCAGCGGGTGCAAAGGGTGCACTGTAGATAAAGAAATCCAAAGATGAGGTTAATGGATCActcatttgtttaaaaaaatggTATTGTGGAAGTTTTTTACTTCCTAGTCGATTGTATGAAATGATTATTATGATAAGCTTTGAAAACAACCAGTCCTTTGATAGATGAACCTGGTATACCCCTTCTAACGTGGTATTTCTCAACATTCCTCGCTTACTGAAGTCTTTGTGATCTCCAGAATGGCTCCGTTCGACGGCTCtgcgtgggaggaggaggaggacgaggccgCTGCCCCCCCCGAGGTCCCGTACTACAACAACTTCCCCGGGAAGCAGCCTCCGCCTGGGGGGCTGGTCGACATGAGGGCCCGGCCCGGGGCCACGctggtacatacacacacagacacagacacacagagacacagacacacacacacacagacacacagacacagagacacagacacacagacacagacacacacagacacagagacacagacacagacacacacagacacacagacacacagagacacagacacacagagacacagacacacagacacacagagacacagacacacagacacacagacacacagacacacagagacacagagacacagacacacagacacacagacacacagagacacagacacacagacacacagacacacagagacacagacacacacagagacacagacacacacagacacagacacaaagagatacagacacagagacacagacacacagagacacagagacacagagacacagacacacacagacacacagagacacagacacacagagacacagacacacagagacacagacacacacagagacacagacacacacagacacagacacacagagacacagacacacagagacacagacacaaagagacacagacacacagagacacatagacacacagagacacagacacacagagacacagacacaaagagacacagacacacagacacacagacacaaagagacacacagacacacagacacagacacacagagacacagacacacagagacacagacacacagacacacagagacacagagacacagacacacagagacacagagacaaagagacacacagagacacagacacacagagacacagacacacagagacacagacacacagacacaaagagacacagacacacagagacacagacacaaagagacacagacacacagagacacagacacacagagacacagagacagacacagacacacagacacaaagagacacagacacacagagacacagacacacagacacaaagagacacagacacacagagacacagacacaaagagacacagacacacagacacacagagacacagacacacagagacacagacacacagagacacagacacagacaaacagacacacagagatacacacagagacacacaaagacagagagaaacacacacacacacacacacgcacacacacacacacacacacacacacacacacacacacacacacacacacacacacacacacacacactcttcctaaAACCAAACTGTTAAATCACACAAAAAGCATTACTTATTTATACATCTGTACCAGTAGTTCTGTATATATCTTTTAtgattttattgtttattgcaGCCCTATGTCCAGCAGGGGCAGAACGACATCCACAAACAgccccttcctcctctgccaGGTATAGTAGCACTGTCTGTCAATGAAAACTTTCTGGTTAATATTATACTAAATGTATATGTCTCTTACTCTTTTCCCTTGATTGGATTATATCACGACTTACACACCCTCCTCTCAGGGTTAAACAAACAATCGAAATAAAGTGTAGCATGTTTTCTTTCATCTTCTGAATGTCAGCAAATCTCTTAACTTCTCACTATTCGTGGAATCAAATGGATGCAGCCGCGAAAGGCTTGTGGTGAGCGCTGGCTCTCTGAGCACGTCATTTGCTGTAGACCGCGGCTCTGAGAGAATGCCCGCCCACACATGCAAGATGATGTTTCCTTTGTTGAAAGAAAACCCAAGACCTGAAATAAGAAGCTCTGTTTTGCAATACTTTTTAAAATCTTGGTGACTTGGTGACAAATAATTGGTAATGACAAAATGTGTGTAGTCAGGTTGATTCATTTCTCTAGTTCTAaaattcttctttctttttgtaaGTAGGGGCCAAAGAAGGTGGGCGGGAGCTCTTTGACGACCCATCGTACGTCAATGTGGATAAACCCCGCCCTCTAGCATCTGCGGCCAATGGAAACGCTCATAGAGATGCATTTGACATGAGTAAGAGTACTACTTCCaataaatgtttaaatgtttataaaTGCCCCAACACAACACGTAACCCTCAGTGACCCGTCTCTCTCAGAGCCCTTCGACGATGCCCTCGGGGTCTCTGGGGGTCTTGGCCCGGTGTCGGCGGCGCCCCCACtggtggagcagctgcagtgcGAGACCTGGTTCCACGGCAGCCTGAGCCGCAGGCCGGCGGAGAGGCTACTGACGCGGGACGGGGACTTCCTGGTCCGGGAGTCCGGGACCACGCCCGGGCAGTACGTCCTGACGGGCCAGCAGGGAGGGCAGCCCAAGCACCTGCTGCTGGTGGACCCTGAGGGGGTGGTGAGTCCAGGCGAGGGGGGAGCATTGTTGTTGGAGGATTAGTATAACGCATTTATTTGCTGTCGtatcttactactatataatagcaggcctgtcggacaAGATACTCGGGCATGTTGGccagtgcgcatgtgccaagcagcctgcagcacacacacacacacacaaatacacccacgCAGGCACACGCGCTGACGTTTGAACAAAGGCAGCATaggacaccgcatacacacacacaccacacaaacatgcacacacgcaagcacacacatgcacgagcagtcacacactgcacacacgttGTAAGACAACGGCAAGATCGATCCCGCATCCTGCAATGTCTTTTAACGGCCCCGCCctcgacaaactctcccaggtaaggcgttctgtctatagactgtagaaattgtgATAAAGAATTTGAGATAATTTCTCACGTCGACAACGCAacggcaggtcgttcattttATTATATAGAAACCGTTAGTTTCAAACATTCAGGCGACcagcatatcaacacacaaggctacactttgttgctaaaATGAGTAAattaccctcctccttgagcctgcCAAAATGTCTTTACagttgttgctcaaacttaatattacttttctccttgagcctcccgaaatgtttTGCGAaattgatatcccccctccccactgccgactgttgttttatttttctaattttttgtgtgtatgctatgtgtgaccgTAGggtactgctgcctgtcttggccaggtcacttgaagagatgtttaatctcaatgacgtATTCttctggtaaaaaaaataaataaacttaaaCCCTCATGTCAGGTAGCCAATGTACAATGCACAATCTTGCCCTCACACCCCCCcttctcccactccccctcccccacacacgcCTGTGCTTTATTTCACTACAGTTAGGTAGGTTGCTGCCTTAGCTGTTGTTACACTTAGTTTATTTCACTATGGTGCTGCTGTCAGAGCTGCACATgtatagaatttttttttttattattaatactgATAACAGTCAGCTGAACATTATAGGTTCCCGtccttccactccctgttttctcagttaaacacagaaattAACTACATTTGTCCAAGTATTTGTTATATGTGAAATGAAGCACAAAGTACACTCTTTCTCCGGTAACGCAGTCGTTCGCGACGCCTTTCTTCTGCAtcgtttcttctatttgttACTAACTCATAGTCCAATCTTTCATCGTCGATGCTTCATATTTTATCGATGCAAcagaatatatgatgcatcattttcgcaacatttaagatgatcgcGATGTGTTCTGCCCattctgcctccattttgtctaTGGTTAAATCAAAACGAATTACAGTGACAGCGGCCACACTTATCCAGCCTCTTGCGGACTTAGACCCTACCTACGTCATATCCCACCCCTTGCAAGCCGACCCCCCTAAACCCCCCGTTGATTCTGCTGATGTCTAAAGGACATCGATGCCCGCATATAAAGCATCAAGTGTGAATCACCCTGAGGGTCGAATCTCCTCATATACAAATGCAGCAAAAATTTGGGTAAACGGCTTATAAGTagaaaattattatgcttgccTCATAACGGAAGGAGAAaatgattatgcttgcttcattacctaataggtgaaccaaaatgttagacgttgtaacattataggcaaaatattattatattgtgcgcagaaatttgttacattatcgactggggtttccacattatagctATTGGTTCAATTAGAACTAAAGGTTGagcgcaggcagcgcgcgggcGGAAAGTCTACTTTTAATAATTTCTAGTCATTtgagtgtgtttatttgtgagtTTAGTTTATTTTGTAAGAATTCTTCTGTGATATTTGCTCTCATATTTAATTTGTGTTGCATCGTATGTTTTCTGTATTCATTGATGGCTGCTCTCCCTCCACCTTTTTCCTCCTCTTGTTGAAGCGTCCCTGCCCTGTGTTTTTATCGTGCCTGTCAGAGCACACAAATAAGGTGTTTCATTCTTTGCAATCAGAGGAGCTCACCGCcctaatgtgtttgtgtcttctcAGGTGCGTACAAAGGACCACCGATTTGAGAGTGTGAGTCACCTCATCAGCTACCACATGGACAACAGGCTGCCCATCGTGTCCGCGGGCAGCGAGGTGTGTCTGCAGCAGCCGGTGGAGCGCAGGACctgatcgcacacacacacacacacacacacgcacacatatatacatacacacagaaccatacacacacctggATGTGGAGATATGTACAACCCTGCATTTACAAACCGAACCCTACCGCACATAAACACTCCCAAAATGATACACTCCTGAGGAAACTCCCTAGGCAAACGTATAACAAAAGTGTGGTCGGTCCATATacaaaagcaacactacacaaccaCACGTGCAGACTTTTGAACTTACAATAGACAAAGCAATCGCAAAAGAAAAACCAAGAAAAAATGACCTCTGCCAAATTCCGTTGCTTACTGCTGTCGCAGGCAACATGCTGCTGTCTTTGGACAGCAAGACTGTGAACTCTGCCATGTCTCtccctcctaccccctctctGAAATTCCTCATCTAGCAAGTCAAAGTGCTGCTGCAATGTCTTACAGCCTACTGGGAACCTggtaccaacccccccccccccccccacctgctaAATCCAGCTTGGTATCTAAGTATTGGTCACTATTCAAAATGGCAGCCACTCATTTGTGAATActcaaaatgataaaaaaagataactTAATTGTTGAAATACAGAAGAGTCCTATAAGGGGCGAGGAGAGGGGAGTCGTTTGGGGGGCTGAGCATGCCCTAGATGCTTAGGTTGGGTCCATTGGATCGGTTGTACCTCGTCTTCTAGAACGCAATGGGGCTAACAAGATGAACCCTGCTCAGTGAGGATGTATTGCAAAGTTTGTTTCCGCTCAAATCAGGACTACTATGCAGTCTCCGACACTGTCACAACCCTTTTAATGACTTTTGAACTGTTGAACCCCCAATCCCCTCCGAATGACGTTTGGCGCTGGGCAGCCTGGGCAGCCTGTATGCAAAAAGGGGGGATTGATATGCCAATGCACCCTTTCTCAGTAACCATCGTGTTCTACACACAAGTTGTATTTTGCTATTCCTATGCCAATATCAATTTGTCAGCCCCAGACTTGCTTTTGATATCACAGATCTCATGTTAAGCACCGTCCATACTGCTGtctgccctcctcccagcccctgatgcacacacatgtgttcACCTTCTCTGCACTCCAACGTTCTAACCAACACCAAAGAATGGGTTGAGTTTGGTTGCCCAAGGTGGAGAAAATCCATGGAGCTTTTCATTAACCGCTAAAGCCAACCGCATGTTTATCTGTTTGCTGTGCGTACGTAAGAGCGGTGCTCAGCAAACAAATCCACTCTGTTGTACAGGGAACGCGCTCGGACACTGTCTGAGTTCAGCGCCATCGAAAGGAGAGCCCATCGCAAATTACTTATGATGTCATCTAAAGACGTAATTTATTCATTGTAAGAGATTGTGAGCAAGTTCATGCTGACATTTGGCTTGTCAATGTTTTCATCTGGTTTTTTTTAAAAGTTTGCATAGACAATCTGTGACACTGTCTCTTTGTGCTTTGGAAGAACAATTTAATGGTTGGCTCTCCCGATGCGCGTGGTCCCTTGAGCAGTCTGAGCAATGAATTTTCCTCTGCAAATGTGACGCTTCTGTTTGGTTGTATGTTTGCATTTAGCTGTTTTTGGACCTTTTCATACAGGGAGGAGGGTTTATCGAggcttgtttttttaaagaaaacatttttGCTGCATTGCTGTTATTAATCAAATGTTTTAGCCTTACTTTTGCTTGGAGAAGTCAGAGTACTGTTCTtagtctctatctctctctctctctcttcctctctctctctctctctctctctctctctctctctctctctctctctctctctctctctctctctctctctctctctctctctctctctctctctctctgtctctgtctgtccgagTGTTTTCTATCTATTACTCTGTGCCTTGTTTGTTTAATGTGGTCATGTTGCTTCAATGCAGTCACCTGATGTGCTTAGTTCAACAGTAGTCGTCAACAGGAGAACTTTAACACACACCTCAAGAAAAAAAAGGACACTCCCAGATCAAACACACATCGCCAGAGTCTGTGAtggcaatctctctctcctccttatgCACCTGCTAAGGTTAATAGcttgttgtcatggtaacctGATGTCACTTTGTTTGCGGGGGGTTCTTCCCTGGCCATATCTTAATATTGACGATCTCCCTCTGGGATGGGTGGTTATTAAAGACACGTGTGTTTTGTATACACTTCTGAAGCCAGACATCGAGAGATTCCAGGTATCGCTCTTATTAGTCCAGTAAACTCAGTTTAAATATACCAGATTAATGGCAAACTATTGTTAGGATTTGTAGTCCTCCACCGTGACTGTTGACCGTTAGAGGTGACTCTTTTGTGTTTTACCAAAGGGACAGCCAGGTCTGTCACGACTCCATCTAGTTCAGGGGGTCATGTAGGTCACAAAAAAAGGGTTTGTGTGTTAATGTCGGTGTTTGTGGACGGACCCTTGTCTGTAATCAGTGAATCAATCTCGTGTTCTCATTACTCATCACAGTTGCCTTTTGTTGCATGATCATACTTTTTACATTTCTAGTTGTCGTTGGTGGTGTTACTGTGTATGATGTTGATGTACCTTATTGTATTAATTTGTTTATGGAAGCCAAAGGTTACTTTTAATTATAGCCTGCACAAACGTTGATTTTTACtttcttgcttttttttttaaacatgtctGTTTACACCTGTatctgtaaagaaaaaaaaacttgcatatataaatacatatatgatTAATCTGCCTTGGTGGTTTCATTTTAATTGTAGTGGTATCACTTTAATCATGTTTTCTGCTGATATATACGTATTGATCCCTGACTAATTGGCTAATAACATACAAACAACTCTAGAATTAAAACAGAACAAACCTTGCTTCTAGAATATGAAGCGTGGGCAGGTTGTGGACTTACTTCAGCTCTGCTGGAACCCTCCCTTTGTGTAGCAGTGGAGCTTGTGTACTGGGGACTGATTCATGGAGGATTATAGTTGAACCCAGCCACAGAACACAGGAGATACGTTGAGCGGAGGTAAACAAGGCCCTTATTAGTCTGTTTGTGGTGTTTCTGAAGAAGAGTGGAgaaatctctctctttccctctctctccccctctcgctctctgtgtatTGGATGTGATAGAAAGCTGTGTGTCAACAGAGCAAGTCAGCAGTTCCACTGGTCCGGTCACCCTGTCTTCCACGCTCTCCTTCTGCTCTGCCAGTGCTGCTGTTCATCCTCATCCTGATCGGTCTCTGCCTGAAGCATGCATCCCGAGCGTCCTCTCCCCCAGGCCATGCCCTCCTCCCTGGGGCAGAACCTTCGTGACATGGCCATGGGCCTGGGCCGAGGCAAGAACCTCCTGGGTGGGAACATCGCCTATGGGTTCATCCGGTCCATGAAGGAGTGCCTGTACTTCCTTCTCTGCTGCTGGTGCATCAAAGAGATCCTGGACTGAGTGACCACAGAAGATAGGAGATGATATTGTTCAACAATTTATTCTCAAACTTTTTGATTTTGTTACTCTGTAGCCTCCCTGAGCATACCCTTCTCTACTCTGGAttgtttattttactttttatcgGACAGGAAGGATAGAGTAAGCAAAACTGAATGTAATGGTGAGTGTATGACATCCTGATTTAATACCAAACTCAATACAGTTGATCAACATTATCACATTGTTCTAAGGTTATGGCTCTGATATATTGCTGATCTTGTATTTTTTAGATGCTGTAGTAAAAGCTCCGCGGGACAACTGGTTGCATGTTCATAACCCAACGTAACTCATGAGGCCAGCGGAGATATGTCACTTCATTGTGAAGCTGGCTCTAAAACCACAATGATGAAGACATAAATACACTAAAGGCTGAACCAATATGAACTAATTTGAAGAACTGTGATTAAATAATGTTTTCCTTGATACAATTATTGTGTTACTTATAATTGTGTATGTTCTATTCTAACCGTCTTACCTTAAGACAGTGTTTAATTTCTACTTCCGATTgcaattttattttgtatttacagaattgttatatttattaattttagACATTTCTGTATAATAAGGACAAGTATTTGTAGCATACGTTACTCGTATCACTAACTGATACATACAACCAAATCCAAAATATGAATAGTCATAGTTCTACTCGAACCTGCATGCCTATTCTGGTATAAAGTTTTTCATTCATAGCGTAAAGTCAATTATTGAATTAGCATTTGTCACTTTCATCTGCTCGCGTCAATCTTTGGATCCCTTCCATTTGTTCGATTTAGCCCcatgttgtgattggctgagctgCTCAATGGTGGGCGGGCTCAATGTGAACAGTCGGACAACAGGCCAGTAGGAGAACATAGAAGACATGTTATAAGTTCAGTAAATAGTGGAAAGGACCAATATTAATAGTGTAGGTTTAGAGCTGGTCTACTGGAAGAAGGTAAGGACGGCATGCATTTAAAGTTGGTTTACCTTT
The Gadus macrocephalus chromosome 6, ASM3116895v1 DNA segment above includes these coding regions:
- the shc1 gene encoding SHC-transforming protein 1 isoform X4, producing MEYVDMNRLGGASRRARVEGGQLGGDEWTRHGSFVNKPTRGWLHSDNVVSTAGVSYSVRYMGCVEVLQSMRALDFNTRTQVTREAISVVCEAVPGAKGAQRRRKPSSRCLTSILGKSNLQFAGMTISLTVSTSSLNLLAADCKQIIANHHMQSISFASGGDPDTAEYVAYVAKDPVNQRACHILECSEGLAQEVISTIGQAFELRFKQYLKNPPKLVTPHDRMAPFDGSAWEEEEDEAAAPPEVPYYNNFPGKQPPPGGLVDMRARPGATLQGQNDIHKQPLPPLPVGAKEGGRELFDDPSYVNVDKPRPLASAANGNAHRDAFDMKPFDDALGVSGGLGPVSAAPPLVEQLQCETWFHGSLSRRPAERLLTRDGDFLVRESGTTPGQYVLTGQQGGQPKHLLLVDPEGVVRTKDHRFESVSHLISYHMDNRLPIVSAGSEVCLQQPVERRT
- the shc1 gene encoding SHC-transforming protein 1 isoform X6; protein product: MEYVDMNRLGGASRRARVEGGQLGGDEWTRHGSFVNKPTRGWLHSDNVVSTAGVSYSVRYMGCVEVLQSMRALDFNTRTQVTREAISVVCEAVPGAKGAQRRRKPSSRCLTSILGKSNLQFAGMTISLTVSTSSLNLLAADCKQIIANHHMQSISFASGGDPDTAEYVAYVAKDPVNQRACHILECSEGLAQEVISTIGQAFELRFKQYLKNPPKLVTPHDRMAPFDGSAWEEEEDEAAAPPEVPYYNNFPGKQPPPGGLVDMRARPGATLQGQNDIHKQPLPPLPGAKEGGRELFDDPSYVNVDKPRPLASAANGNAHRDAFDMKPFDDALGVSGGLGPVSAAPPLVEQLQCETWFHGSLSRRPAERLLTRDGDFLVRESGTTPGQYVLTGQQGGQPKHLLLVDPEGVVRTKDHRFESVSHLISYHMDNRLPIVSAGSEVCLQQPVERRT
- the shc1 gene encoding SHC-transforming protein 1 isoform X3 — encoded protein: MEYVDMNRLGGASRRARVEGGQLGGDEWTRHGSFVNKPTRGWLHSDNVVSTAGVSYSVRYMGCVEVLQSMRALDFNTRTQVTREAISVVCEAVPGAKGAQRRRKPSSRCLTSILGKSNLQFAGMTISLTVSTSSLNLLAADCKQIIANHHMQSISFASGGDPDTAEYVAYVAKDPVNQRACHILECSEGLAQEVISTIGQAFELRFKQYLKNPPKLVTPHDRMAPFDGSAWEEEEDEAAAPPEVPYYNNFPGKQPPPGGLVDMRARPGATLPYVQQGQNDIHKQPLPPLPVGAKEGGRELFDDPSYVNVDKPRPLASAANGNAHRDAFDMKPFDDALGVSGGLGPVSAAPPLVEQLQCETWFHGSLSRRPAERLLTRDGDFLVRESGTTPGQYVLTGQQGGQPKHLLLVDPEGVVRTKDHRFESVSHLISYHMDNRLPIVSAGSEVCLQQPVERRT
- the shc1 gene encoding SHC-transforming protein 1 isoform X5 codes for the protein MNRLGGASRRARVEGGQLGGDEWTRHGSFVNKPTRGWLHSDNVVSTAGVSYSVRYMGCVEVLQSMRALDFNTRTQVTREAISVVCEAVPGAKGAQRRRKPSSRCLTSILGKSNLQFAGMTISLTVSTSSLNLLAADCKQIIANHHMQSISFASGGDPDTAEYVAYVAKDPVNQRACHILECSEGLAQEVISTIGQAFELRFKQYLKNPPKLVTPHDRMAPFDGSAWEEEEDEAAAPPEVPYYNNFPGKQPPPGGLVDMRARPGATLPYVQQGQNDIHKQPLPPLPVGAKEGGRELFDDPSYVNVDKPRPLASAANGNAHRDAFDMKPFDDALGVSGGLGPVSAAPPLVEQLQCETWFHGSLSRRPAERLLTRDGDFLVRESGTTPGQYVLTGQQGGQPKHLLLVDPEGVVRTKDHRFESVSHLISYHMDNRLPIVSAGSEVCLQQPVERRT
- the lenep gene encoding lens epithelial cell protein LEP503, giving the protein MHPERPLPQAMPSSLGQNLRDMAMGLGRGKNLLGGNIAYGFIRSMKECLYFLLCCWCIKEILD